The Salinibacterium sp. M195 genome includes a window with the following:
- a CDS encoding heavy metal-responsive transcriptional regulator — protein sequence MLIGEVADRLDVPRHTIRFYEKQGLLPEPQRQGNGYRDYDPAVVDRVTFIRNSQAAGLTLSEIMSILSLRDAGEAPCTHVSSLLEHKLEGVQERLKDLAALEAELKQLIHEAQALDPANCTEAEICTIIPRS from the coding sequence ATGCTTATTGGAGAAGTCGCCGATCGCCTGGATGTTCCGCGCCACACGATCCGTTTTTACGAAAAGCAAGGGCTTCTGCCCGAGCCTCAGCGGCAAGGCAACGGGTACCGCGACTACGATCCCGCCGTTGTCGACCGAGTCACGTTCATCCGCAACAGCCAAGCCGCGGGGCTCACGCTCTCGGAAATCATGAGCATCCTTTCGCTGCGGGATGCCGGCGAAGCGCCCTGCACCCACGTCTCGAGTTTGCTCGAACACAAACTAGAAGGCGTACAGGAGCGCCTGAAAGACCTGGCGGCGCTCGAAGCGGAGCTGAAACAACTCATCCACGAGGCGCAAGCTCTCGACCCGGCCAACTGCACCGAGGCTGAGATCTGCACCATCATCCCGCGCTCCTAG
- a CDS encoding mechanosensitive ion channel family protein: MEDFTIGGLWAAVRAFYESSTLLQGAVIIAGAWVLRFILLFVIKRVVDRVVNGVKHKENIHDTQVLLTSPLAAVRVVQRTRTLGGVLSSLVTVAIVIVVLLLLFDLFAPNATGAFALITAATGAGLGFGAQNVVKDVLNGLFMVAEDQLGVGDIVDLGPAVGVVESVDIRTTQVRDVNGTLWFVRNGEITRVGNMSQGWARVIIDLAVPYDSDVDAVQERILKTAVDLYKTPKWTTRILEVPEIWGIESISDEAVVVRLVVKTASATKDDVARELRARLKKDLDEAGVKLPALNSIVLSGFEGAASVRGARPPRTRPVPVNFGEEKPKK, encoded by the coding sequence ATGGAAGATTTCACGATAGGTGGCCTATGGGCCGCGGTGCGAGCGTTTTACGAGAGCTCGACGCTTCTTCAAGGTGCCGTGATCATTGCCGGCGCTTGGGTTCTTCGCTTCATTCTGCTGTTCGTCATTAAGCGCGTCGTCGACCGCGTGGTGAACGGCGTGAAGCACAAAGAGAACATTCATGACACCCAAGTTCTGCTGACTTCCCCTCTTGCCGCGGTGCGCGTTGTTCAACGCACTCGTACTCTCGGCGGCGTTCTCTCCAGCCTCGTCACTGTTGCGATCGTGATCGTCGTGCTGCTGTTGCTCTTCGATCTTTTCGCCCCCAACGCCACCGGCGCCTTTGCCCTTATCACCGCTGCAACCGGCGCTGGTCTCGGTTTTGGTGCCCAAAACGTGGTCAAGGACGTACTGAACGGCCTCTTTATGGTGGCCGAGGATCAGTTGGGCGTTGGCGACATTGTTGACCTCGGGCCGGCGGTGGGTGTTGTGGAGTCTGTCGACATCCGCACCACACAGGTTCGCGATGTGAACGGAACCCTGTGGTTTGTGCGCAATGGCGAGATCACCCGCGTGGGCAACATGTCGCAGGGGTGGGCGCGCGTGATCATTGACCTTGCTGTGCCGTATGACTCCGATGTGGATGCCGTGCAGGAGCGCATCCTGAAGACCGCCGTTGATCTCTACAAGACGCCCAAGTGGACGACCCGCATCTTGGAGGTGCCCGAGATTTGGGGCATTGAATCTATTTCGGATGAAGCGGTGGTCGTTCGTCTTGTAGTGAAGACGGCATCCGCGACAAAGGATGATGTTGCTCGCGAGCTGCGGGCCCGGTTGAAGAAGGATTTGGATGAGGCGGGTGTCAAGCTTCCCGCATTGAACTCGATCGTGTTGAGTGGCTTTGAGGGAGCTGCGAGTGTGCGTGGTGCACGACCGCCCCGCACGCGCCCGGTGCCCGTGAACTTTGGCGAGGAGAAGCCCAAGAAATGA
- a CDS encoding globin yields MWELIGGRDTFEKLVREFYVGVATDEVLLPMYPEQPDLEGAIQRLTGFLEQYWGGPNTYSQERGHPRLRMRHMPFKVNPDARDRWLHHMRNALDTLELPPLYDAEIWAYLDRAAHAMVNTFEE; encoded by the coding sequence ATGTGGGAACTCATCGGCGGTCGCGACACGTTCGAGAAGCTCGTGCGCGAGTTCTATGTTGGCGTCGCCACCGATGAAGTGCTGCTGCCGATGTATCCAGAGCAGCCCGATCTCGAGGGTGCGATCCAGCGCCTCACCGGTTTCTTGGAACAGTATTGGGGCGGTCCGAACACGTACAGCCAGGAACGCGGACACCCCCGCTTGCGCATGCGCCACATGCCGTTCAAGGTGAATCCGGATGCTCGCGACCGTTGGTTGCACCACATGCGCAACGCTCTCGACACTCTCGAATTGCCACCGCTCTACGACGCCGAAATCTGGGCATATCTCGACCGTGCCGCGCACGCCATGGTCAACACGTTTGAAGAGTAA
- a CDS encoding thioredoxin family protein yields MEITLQYFEGCPNWKVADQHINELVREFPQITVSRHLVDTVEEAERVGFRGSPSILFDGVDPFAQPDAPVGLACRRYITPAGFAGAPTVDQLREKLKGL; encoded by the coding sequence ATGGAAATCACGCTGCAATACTTCGAGGGCTGCCCCAACTGGAAGGTTGCCGATCAGCACATCAACGAACTGGTACGAGAGTTCCCGCAGATCACCGTGTCGCGACACCTGGTCGACACGGTCGAAGAAGCTGAGCGTGTGGGGTTCCGCGGGTCGCCGAGCATCCTCTTCGATGGTGTGGATCCCTTTGCCCAGCCGGATGCCCCGGTCGGGCTTGCATGCCGCCGCTACATCACCCCGGCTGGCTTTGCCGGCGCGCCCACTGTTGACCAACTGAGAGAGAAGTTGAAAGGTTTGTAG